A stretch of the Nothobranchius furzeri strain GRZ-AD chromosome 5, NfurGRZ-RIMD1, whole genome shotgun sequence genome encodes the following:
- the nr5a5 gene encoding nuclear receptor subfamily 5, group A, member 5 isoform X1, with protein sequence MDIPDYYPQLPQTLVHQSGNISEDLLVLEGSSTSQEQKTEAASRPAESEDRCPVCGDKVSGYHYGLLTCESCKGFFKRSVQNNKHYTCSEQQSCPMNLSQRKRCPFCRFQKCLAVGMKTEAVRADRMRGGRNKFGPLYRRDRQMKQNKANTDLYRIKMETTQTLQPPNDPQWIGSHTSDPSSSSAVQLSRIMYPAGMGHLSESTSLDCPINHHKVLAPPSMSYHGVYCPFPGYPRDKGEREFSCSPTATHYPMPSTPNPLFMQRSMSASPHCPTTSSASFLSGQAPTQTLITTTSTPSFLNQLMEGEQDEAQLSAKVLASLQREQANRGKHDRLNTFSIMCKMADQTLFGLVEWARNSSLFKELKVEDQMVLLQSCWSELLVLDHLCRQVTYGKDGCIYLVTGQQIEVSTITSQAGATLSSLVSRTQDLVSKIKALHLDRQEFVCLKHLVLFNPDVKSVHGRRKVEQTQATVNRALMEHSQRNHPGRSDKFGQLLLRLPEVRSISLQVEDYLYQRHLLGDLPCNSLLAEMLHAKHN encoded by the exons CTCAGGAACAAAAGACGGAGGCAGCCAGCAGGCCAGCAGAGTCAGAGGACAGATGTCCCGTCTGTGGTGACAAAGTGTCTGGATATCACTACGGGCTGCTTACCTGTGAGAGCTGCAAG GGTTTCTTTAAACGATCCGTGCAGAATAACAAACACTACACATGCTCAGAGCAGCAAAGCTGCCCGATGAACCTTTCCCAGAGGAAACGTTGTCCTTTCTGCCGCTTCCAGAAATGTTTGGCTGTAGGCATGAAGACAGAAG ctgtaagagcAGATCGTATGAGAGGTGGCAGGAATAAATTTGGACCTCTCTACCGGCGGGACAGACAGATGAAACAAAACAAGGCAAACACTGATCTCTACAGGATTAAGATGGAaactacacaaacgctacaacctcCAAATGATCCTCAATGGATAGGCAGTCACACAAGTGATCCCTCGTCTTCCAGTGCTGTTCAGTTATCTCGCATTATGTATCCAGCTGGAATGGGACACTTGAGTGAATCCACATCTCTGGACTGCCCAATAAACCATCACAAAGTGCTAGCTCCTCCATCCATGTCCTATCACGGAGTATACTGCCCTTTTCCTGGATACCCTCGGGACAAAGGAGAACGAGAGTTCAGCTGCAGCCCAACTGCCACACACTATCCAATGCCTTCAACCCCAAACCCTTTATTCATGCAAAGAAGCATGTCAGCATCTCCCCACTGCCCCACAACAAGCTCAGCCAGCTTCCTCTCAGGCCAGGCTCCCACTCAGACTCTAATCACGACTACTTCAACTCCCAGCTTCCTTAATCAGCTCATGGAAGGAGAGCAGGATGAGGCCCAGCTCAGTGCCAAAGTCCTGGCTAGTCTGCAGAGAGAACAGGCCAATCGAGGGAAACACGACCGCCTAAATACGTTCAGCATCATGTGCAAAATGGCTGACCAGACACTGTTTGGGCTTGTGGAGTGGGCCAGGAACAGCAGTCTATTTAAGGAGCTCAAG GTTGAAGATCAGATGGTTCTGTTGCAAAGCTGTTGGAGTGAGCTGCTGGTGCTGGATCACCTCTGCAGACAAGTCACTTACGGAAAAGACGGCTGTATTTACCTGGTCACGGGTCAACAG ATTGAGGTGTCGACCATTACTTCCCAGGCAGGAGCCACTCTAAGCAGCTTGGTATCAAGAACCCAGGACCTCGTGTCCAAAATTAAAGCACTTCATTTAGACAGGCAAGAGTTTGTTTGTCTTAAACACCTCGTTCTTTTTAACCCAG ATGTGAAGTCGGTGCATGGCCGAAGAAAAGTGGAGCAGACTCAGGCGACAGTAAACAGGGCGCTAATGGAGCACAGTCAGAGAAATCACCCAGGACGCTCAGACAAGTTTGGCCAACTTCTTCTCCGGCTGCCAGAAGTTCGCAGCATCAGTCTGCAGGTGGAGGACTATTTGTACCAACGCCACCTTCTTGGAGATTTACCCTGCAACTCTCTGCTTGCGGAGATGCTGCACGCCAAGCACAACTAA
- the nr5a5 gene encoding nuclear receptor subfamily 5, group A, member 5 isoform X2 has translation MDIPDYYPQLPQTLVHQSGNISEDLLVLEGSSTSQEQKTEAASRPAESEDRCPVCGDKVSGYHYGLLTCESCKGFFKRSVQNNKHYTCSEQQSCPMNLSQRKRCPFCRFQKCLAVGMKTEAVRADRMRGGRNKFGPLYRRDRQMKQNKANTDLYRIKMETTQTLQPPNDPQWIGSHTSDPSSSSAVQLSRIMYPAGMGHLSESTSLDCPINHHKVLAPPSMSYHGVYCPFPGYPRDKGEREFSCSPTATHYPMPSTPNPLFMQRSMSASPHCPTTSSASFLSGQAPTQTLITTTSTPSFLNQLMEGEQDEAQLSAKVLASLQREQANRGKHDRLNTFSIMCKMADQTLFGLVEWARNSSLFKELKVEDQMVLLQSCWSELLVLDHLCRQVTYGKDGCIYLVTGQQIEVSTITSQAGATLSSLVSRTQDLVSKIKALHLDRQEFVCLKHLVLFNPGS, from the exons CTCAGGAACAAAAGACGGAGGCAGCCAGCAGGCCAGCAGAGTCAGAGGACAGATGTCCCGTCTGTGGTGACAAAGTGTCTGGATATCACTACGGGCTGCTTACCTGTGAGAGCTGCAAG GGTTTCTTTAAACGATCCGTGCAGAATAACAAACACTACACATGCTCAGAGCAGCAAAGCTGCCCGATGAACCTTTCCCAGAGGAAACGTTGTCCTTTCTGCCGCTTCCAGAAATGTTTGGCTGTAGGCATGAAGACAGAAG ctgtaagagcAGATCGTATGAGAGGTGGCAGGAATAAATTTGGACCTCTCTACCGGCGGGACAGACAGATGAAACAAAACAAGGCAAACACTGATCTCTACAGGATTAAGATGGAaactacacaaacgctacaacctcCAAATGATCCTCAATGGATAGGCAGTCACACAAGTGATCCCTCGTCTTCCAGTGCTGTTCAGTTATCTCGCATTATGTATCCAGCTGGAATGGGACACTTGAGTGAATCCACATCTCTGGACTGCCCAATAAACCATCACAAAGTGCTAGCTCCTCCATCCATGTCCTATCACGGAGTATACTGCCCTTTTCCTGGATACCCTCGGGACAAAGGAGAACGAGAGTTCAGCTGCAGCCCAACTGCCACACACTATCCAATGCCTTCAACCCCAAACCCTTTATTCATGCAAAGAAGCATGTCAGCATCTCCCCACTGCCCCACAACAAGCTCAGCCAGCTTCCTCTCAGGCCAGGCTCCCACTCAGACTCTAATCACGACTACTTCAACTCCCAGCTTCCTTAATCAGCTCATGGAAGGAGAGCAGGATGAGGCCCAGCTCAGTGCCAAAGTCCTGGCTAGTCTGCAGAGAGAACAGGCCAATCGAGGGAAACACGACCGCCTAAATACGTTCAGCATCATGTGCAAAATGGCTGACCAGACACTGTTTGGGCTTGTGGAGTGGGCCAGGAACAGCAGTCTATTTAAGGAGCTCAAG GTTGAAGATCAGATGGTTCTGTTGCAAAGCTGTTGGAGTGAGCTGCTGGTGCTGGATCACCTCTGCAGACAAGTCACTTACGGAAAAGACGGCTGTATTTACCTGGTCACGGGTCAACAG ATTGAGGTGTCGACCATTACTTCCCAGGCAGGAGCCACTCTAAGCAGCTTGGTATCAAGAACCCAGGACCTCGTGTCCAAAATTAAAGCACTTCATTTAGACAGGCAAGAGTTTGTTTGTCTTAAACACCTCGTTCTTTTTAACCCAG GTTCCTAA